The Catenulispora sp. GP43 genome has a window encoding:
- a CDS encoding ABC transporter substrate-binding protein: MPYSPSASLLSRRGMLTAVGGGAVVTALAACDNGKSSSNSGSPSSWSFTDDRKQMVKAPSAPTRVVAYTGTAAALVDFGLDHQIVGVFGETTQAGDLNVGKVTVLGNAWGEFNVEKYAALNPQLLVTHMYDPGALWYVPNESKGQIAKLAPSVAVNVAKVSLPTPIQRYAELARSLGADLRAKKVTDAKTRFQTAAETLRTAAKAAKAAGGLKVLAASGSPDTFYASNPGIAADLMYFAELGVDLIVPDKLDSGAYFESLSWENADKYKADLILLDSRSTALQPAALAAKPSWNVLPAVKAGQVTPWDAVPRFSYAGAAPLLESLAKAIQNAKKVS; this comes from the coding sequence ATGCCTTATTCACCCTCTGCTTCCCTTTTGTCTCGCCGGGGCATGCTGACCGCCGTCGGGGGCGGCGCCGTCGTTACCGCGCTCGCCGCCTGCGACAACGGCAAAAGCAGTAGCAACAGCGGCAGTCCCAGTTCCTGGTCCTTCACCGACGACCGGAAGCAGATGGTGAAAGCCCCCTCGGCGCCCACGAGGGTCGTCGCGTACACCGGCACCGCCGCGGCGCTCGTCGACTTCGGCCTCGACCACCAGATCGTCGGCGTCTTCGGGGAGACCACGCAGGCCGGCGACCTCAACGTGGGCAAGGTGACGGTGCTGGGCAACGCCTGGGGCGAGTTCAACGTGGAGAAGTACGCCGCCCTCAACCCCCAGCTGCTCGTCACGCACATGTACGACCCCGGAGCCCTGTGGTACGTGCCGAACGAGAGCAAGGGCCAGATCGCCAAGCTCGCCCCGAGCGTGGCCGTCAACGTGGCCAAGGTCTCGCTGCCCACGCCGATCCAGCGCTACGCCGAGCTGGCGCGATCGCTCGGGGCGGATCTGAGAGCCAAGAAGGTGACCGACGCCAAGACCCGGTTCCAGACCGCGGCCGAGACGCTGCGCACGGCGGCGAAGGCGGCAAAGGCGGCCGGCGGCCTGAAGGTGCTGGCCGCCTCCGGCAGCCCCGACACCTTCTACGCGTCCAATCCGGGCATCGCCGCCGACCTGATGTACTTCGCCGAGCTCGGCGTGGACCTGATCGTCCCGGACAAACTCGACTCCGGTGCCTACTTCGAGAGCCTGAGCTGGGAGAACGCCGACAAGTACAAGGCCGACCTGATCCTGCTCGACAGTCGCTCCACCGCACTGCAGCCCGCCGCGCTGGCCGCCAAGCCGTCGTGGAACGTGCTGCCCGCGGTGAAGGCCGGCCAGGTCACGCCCTGGGACGCCGTGCCGCGCTTCTCCTACGCCGGCGCCGCTCCCCTGCTGGAGAGCCTCGCCAAGGCGATTCAGAACGCGAAGAAGGTGAGCTGA
- a CDS encoding FecCD family ABC transporter permease, which produces MSATTPPQAPEAAAVPITGRPPGPARRTLARGAGLVAAAVLLLAILVLSICFGAEALSPGQVWHGLADSGSPYYTVVHQMRLPRTLLGLTVGLALGLAGAVMQALTRNPLADPGLLGINAGASAAVVTAIWLLGIGSFNGYIWFALAGAAIATTAGYLVGGGRSATPVRLALAGAALNATLFSFVSAAMLLDSASLEAMRFWTVGSLADATSSTVVRVLPFVAVGLVLALALARPLNALALGEDSARALGSRPTAVRAAAIAAVTLLCGAATAACGPIVFVGLMVPHVVRSITGPDLRWLLPYCAVLAPVVLLGADVLGRVVARPGEIQVGVVTSVVGGPVFLYFLRRAKAVRA; this is translated from the coding sequence TTGTCCGCCACCACACCACCGCAGGCCCCTGAGGCCGCCGCTGTCCCGATAACCGGACGCCCGCCGGGCCCGGCCCGCCGTACCCTGGCCCGAGGCGCGGGTCTGGTGGCCGCGGCCGTGCTGCTGCTGGCGATCCTCGTCCTGAGCATCTGCTTCGGAGCCGAGGCGCTCTCACCCGGCCAGGTGTGGCACGGCCTGGCCGACTCCGGCTCGCCGTACTACACGGTCGTGCACCAGATGCGGCTGCCCCGGACCCTGCTCGGCCTGACCGTCGGGCTGGCCCTGGGCCTGGCCGGCGCGGTGATGCAGGCCCTGACCCGCAACCCGCTGGCCGACCCGGGGCTGCTCGGCATCAACGCCGGCGCCTCGGCCGCCGTCGTCACCGCCATCTGGCTGCTCGGGATCGGGAGCTTCAACGGCTACATCTGGTTCGCCCTGGCCGGCGCGGCGATCGCCACCACCGCCGGCTACCTGGTCGGCGGCGGCCGCTCGGCCACGCCGGTCCGGCTGGCCCTGGCCGGCGCCGCGCTGAACGCCACCTTGTTCTCCTTCGTCAGCGCCGCGATGCTGCTGGACTCGGCGTCCCTGGAGGCCATGCGGTTCTGGACCGTCGGCTCGCTGGCCGACGCCACGTCCTCCACCGTCGTCAGGGTCCTGCCGTTCGTCGCCGTCGGCCTGGTGCTGGCCCTGGCGCTGGCCAGGCCGCTCAACGCGCTGGCGCTCGGCGAGGACTCGGCGCGCGCCCTGGGTTCGCGGCCGACCGCGGTGCGTGCGGCGGCGATCGCGGCGGTGACGCTGCTGTGCGGGGCGGCCACCGCGGCCTGCGGGCCGATCGTCTTCGTCGGGCTGATGGTGCCGCACGTCGTGCGCTCCATCACCGGCCCGGATCTGCGCTGGCTGCTGCCGTACTGCGCCGTGCTGGCACCGGTGGTGCTGCTGGGCGCCGACGTGCTCGGGCGCGTCGTGGCCCGGCCCGGCGAGATCCAGGTCGGGGTGGTGACCAGCGTGGTCGGCGGGCCCGTCTTCCTGTACTTCCTGCGGCGCGCGAAGGCGGTGCGGGCATGA
- a CDS encoding FecCD family ABC transporter permease translates to MRVLRTAAVSVRYRPRALAASIACVLLAFAATVITLGSGDYRIPPGEVLQTLAGGGSMADHFIVVQLRLPRVVTALLVGAALALAGAAFQSLVRNPLGSPDMLGFTAGAATGALVVVVAGGSSLALACGAVVGGVATGVGVYALAWRRGVHGYRLILAGIGVSAILSGVNGYLMTKAQLMDAARAMLWLTGSLDGRGWGDVVPLAVAMAVLAPLIVAGCGRALQVMEMGDDVARALGVPAERIRLTALAAAVLLTSFAAAAAGPVSFVALTAPQVARRLTRAPGPNLVPSMLVGAVLLTGADLVAQHAVPGRQLPVGVVTGVLGGGYLIWLLAAGRKAGRI, encoded by the coding sequence ATGAGGGTTCTGCGAACGGCGGCCGTCTCCGTCCGCTACCGGCCCCGGGCCCTGGCCGCCTCGATCGCCTGTGTCCTGCTCGCGTTCGCGGCCACGGTCATCACCCTGGGCAGCGGCGACTATCGGATCCCGCCGGGGGAGGTCCTGCAGACCCTCGCCGGGGGCGGCTCGATGGCCGACCACTTCATCGTCGTGCAGCTGCGCCTGCCGCGCGTGGTGACCGCGCTGCTGGTCGGAGCCGCGCTGGCGCTGGCCGGCGCCGCTTTCCAGTCGCTGGTCCGCAATCCGCTCGGCAGCCCGGACATGCTCGGCTTCACCGCGGGCGCGGCGACCGGCGCGCTGGTCGTGGTGGTCGCCGGGGGCAGCAGTCTGGCGCTGGCGTGCGGGGCGGTGGTCGGCGGCGTGGCGACCGGGGTCGGCGTGTACGCCCTGGCCTGGCGCCGCGGGGTGCACGGCTACCGGCTGATCCTCGCGGGCATCGGGGTCTCGGCGATCCTGAGCGGCGTCAACGGTTATCTGATGACCAAGGCTCAACTGATGGACGCCGCGCGGGCGATGCTGTGGCTGACCGGGAGCCTGGACGGCCGGGGCTGGGGCGACGTGGTGCCGTTGGCGGTGGCGATGGCGGTGCTCGCACCGCTGATCGTCGCCGGGTGTGGCAGGGCCCTGCAGGTGATGGAGATGGGCGATGACGTGGCGCGCGCGCTCGGTGTGCCGGCCGAGCGGATCCGGCTCACGGCGCTGGCCGCCGCGGTGCTGCTCACCTCCTTCGCCGCGGCGGCGGCCGGACCGGTGTCGTTCGTCGCCCTCACCGCACCGCAGGTGGCCCGGCGGCTGACCCGCGCGCCGGGGCCGAACCTGGTGCCGTCGATGCTGGTCGGCGCCGTGCTCCTCACGGGCGCCGATCTCGTTGCCCAGCATGCGGTTCCCGGGCGGCAGCTGCCGGTCGGGGTGGTCACCGGCGTCCTCGGCGGCGGCTATCTGATCTGGCTGCTGGCGGCCGGGCGCAAGGCGGGGCGGATCTGA
- a CDS encoding ABC transporter ATP-binding protein, protein MTMVSGPTEKVAFRLAGTGLTLAYDGRTVAEDLSVAIPDRSFTVIIGPNACGKSTLLRALSRLLKPKAGTVVLDGADIASLPTKQVARIVGLLPQSSIAPDGITVADLVSRGRHPHQGLLRQWSREDEQVVAASMAATGVSDLAERAVDELSGGQRQRVWTAMVLAQQTPLLLLDEPTTYLDIAHQIEILDLCARLHEEEGRTLVAVLHDLNQAARYATHLVVLCDGRVAAGGPPARIVTAELVESVFGLPCRVIEDPETGTPLVVPGARRRSGVPSLG, encoded by the coding sequence ATGACGATGGTGAGCGGCCCGACCGAGAAGGTCGCCTTCCGCCTGGCCGGCACCGGCCTGACCCTGGCCTACGACGGCCGCACCGTCGCCGAGGACCTGTCCGTGGCGATCCCGGACCGGTCCTTCACGGTCATCATCGGCCCCAACGCGTGCGGCAAGTCCACCCTTCTCAGGGCTCTGTCCCGCCTGCTGAAGCCGAAGGCCGGCACCGTGGTCCTGGACGGCGCGGACATCGCCTCGCTGCCCACCAAGCAGGTGGCGCGCATCGTCGGCCTGCTGCCGCAGTCCTCGATCGCCCCGGACGGCATCACCGTCGCCGACCTGGTCTCCCGCGGCCGCCACCCGCACCAGGGTTTGCTGCGCCAGTGGTCGCGCGAGGACGAGCAGGTGGTGGCCGCCTCGATGGCCGCCACCGGGGTGTCGGACCTGGCCGAGCGGGCGGTGGACGAGCTGTCCGGCGGCCAGCGCCAGCGTGTGTGGACGGCGATGGTGCTGGCGCAGCAGACGCCGCTGCTGCTGCTCGACGAGCCCACGACGTACCTGGACATCGCGCACCAGATCGAGATCCTGGACCTGTGCGCACGCCTGCACGAGGAGGAGGGGCGCACGCTGGTGGCGGTGCTGCACGATCTGAACCAGGCCGCGCGCTACGCCACGCATCTCGTCGTGCTCTGCGACGGCCGGGTGGCGGCCGGCGGACCGCCGGCGCGGATCGTCACGGCCGAGCTGGTGGAGTCGGTGTTCGGCCTGCCGTGCCGGGTGATCGAGGATCCGGAGACGGGCACCCCGCTGGTCGTTCCGGGTGCCCGTCGGCGGTCCGGGGTGCCCTCGCTCGGCTGA
- a CDS encoding ABC transporter substrate-binding protein translates to MIDIKTLVRTVAAFGAALGIVASAAACGSSKSSDSGTKSAAAVSGGSAASELRLGYFANVTHATAVVGVAHGDFAKALGATKLTTQIYNAGPAEMTAVLGGQLDAAYVGPSAALSAFVQSHGEALKIVAGATEGGAELVVKPSITSAADLKGKTLATPQKGNTQDVALRYWLKQQGLTANLDGTGDVSVNPQDNATTLDQFKAGHIDGAWLPEPWASRLVSEAGAKVLVDERSLWPNGQFSTTTLVVATSFLTKHPDTVKALIDGQIAANSWITSDPADAQKLVNSELKRLTGKALTDAEIQRSFSEQKVTNDPEASTLQTSLDHAVAVKLLKATDLHGIFDLSILNAELAKNGQAAVSDAGLGAK, encoded by the coding sequence GTGATAGACATCAAGACTCTGGTTCGTACGGTCGCGGCGTTCGGCGCCGCCCTCGGGATCGTCGCCTCGGCCGCCGCGTGCGGGTCGTCGAAGAGCTCGGATTCCGGGACGAAGAGCGCCGCCGCCGTCTCCGGCGGTTCGGCCGCCTCGGAACTGCGCCTGGGCTACTTCGCGAACGTCACGCACGCCACGGCCGTCGTCGGGGTCGCGCACGGCGACTTCGCCAAGGCGCTGGGCGCCACCAAGCTCACCACGCAGATCTACAACGCCGGCCCCGCCGAGATGACCGCGGTGCTCGGCGGCCAGCTGGACGCCGCCTACGTCGGCCCGTCCGCGGCGCTGTCCGCCTTCGTGCAGTCCCACGGCGAGGCGCTGAAGATCGTGGCCGGGGCCACCGAGGGCGGCGCCGAACTGGTCGTCAAGCCGTCGATCACCTCCGCGGCGGACCTCAAGGGCAAGACCCTGGCCACCCCGCAGAAGGGCAACACCCAGGACGTGGCGCTGCGGTACTGGCTCAAGCAGCAGGGCCTGACGGCCAACCTGGACGGCACCGGCGACGTCTCGGTGAACCCGCAGGACAACGCGACCACCCTGGACCAGTTCAAGGCCGGCCACATCGACGGCGCCTGGCTCCCCGAGCCCTGGGCCTCCCGGCTGGTCAGCGAGGCCGGTGCCAAGGTGCTGGTGGACGAGCGCAGCCTGTGGCCGAACGGCCAGTTCTCGACCACCACCCTGGTGGTGGCCACCAGCTTCCTGACCAAGCACCCGGACACCGTCAAGGCCCTGATCGACGGCCAGATCGCCGCCAACTCCTGGATCACCTCGGACCCCGCCGACGCGCAGAAGCTGGTCAACAGCGAGCTCAAGCGCCTCACCGGCAAGGCCCTGACGGACGCCGAGATCCAGCGCTCCTTCAGCGAGCAGAAGGTCACCAACGACCCCGAGGCCTCCACCCTGCAGACCTCGCTGGACCACGCGGTCGCGGTGAAGCTGCTGAAGGCGACCGACCTGCACGGCATCTTCGACCTGTCGATCCTGAACGCCGAACTGGCGAAGAACGGCCAGGCGGCGGTCTCCGACGCGGGGCTGGGCGCGAAGTGA